In Desulfonatronum thiodismutans, the genomic window TGGCCAGGGTGCAGGGACTCGAACTCCAGGTAGGTCTGGACCGCTGCCTCGTATTGCTCCGAGAGAAAATAGGCGTCGCCCAGGGCCAATTCCGCCGCGGAGGTGAACGGGCTGAAGGGATAACGGTCCTTGAGCTTGGTAAAGGCCGTGATGGCCCGGCGATAGTCCTTCTCTTCCATGGCTTCGAACCCGGCCTGAGCCAGTTCTTGGGCCGTGTCCTCCGGAGGGGTCAGAAAATAATAATCGATGATGCCGCATCCCGAAAGATACACGGTGAGCAGCAAGCAGGACAAAAAGGCGAAGAGGGATGTTTTGTTCACAGAGAGTCCAGAAAAAGGGATGCGGAATGGGCGGCCGTGGCACCGTCTCCCACGGCCGTGGCCACCTGGCGGCAAAGCTTGTCGCGAACATCGCCCGCGGCGTAAATTCCCGGCAAATTGGTGGTCATTTCCTGATCAGTGACGATGAAGCGCGCCGGGGAGAGGGTCAGCGTTTCGGGAACAAAACTGGTCAATGGGGTGGACCCCACGAAGACGAACAGCCCGGAGACGTCCAGAAGGCGCTGGGCGCCGTCGGGCAGATGCGTTACCCGAAGACCTTTAAGCTCCGTGTCGCCTACGAGTTCGGTGGCCACGGACTGCATCACGCACTCGATATTCGGGATGTTCTTGATCCGTTCCTGAAGAATCTTGTCGGCCCGGAAGGCGTCCCGGCGGTGGATCAGGTACACCTTGGCGACGATTTTGGAAAGATAGATGGATTCCTCTAAAGCCGTATTGCCGCCGCCCACCGCGGCAACGGCCTGGCCCCTGAAGAAATTGGCATCGCACAGGGCACAATACGAAATCCCCCGCCCGGTGAAGTAATCTTCCCGCTCCAGCCCCAAGTGCTTCCAGGCCACGCCGGAGCAGATCATCACGACCTTGGCCTGAATGGTTTCCTCGTCCAGATGCACGAGGTTGCGCCCGGGGCCCTGGTGTTCGATGGACCGGACTTCCTGGCGCAGGGTCGTGTAGGAGAAATCTTTGAGGTGATCAGCCATCAGGTCGGCTAACTCATAGCCCTTCACGCCCTTGGGGTGGCCGGGGTAGTTTTCAATCCATTCCGTGGTCAGGATCTGGCCGCCGGGAGCGAGGCGCTCCACCATGGCCACGGAGGCTCCGGAGCGCAATAAATAGAGGGCGGCCGTCATTCCCGCCGGACCGCCCCCGATGATGACCGAGTCAAAAGATTGCATACGTGAGAACTAGATTTTTTTAGAGATCATTTCCTTGATGCTGCTCTTGGAGACGGCACCGGTCAACTGCTCGACCACTTC contains:
- a CDS encoding NAD(P)/FAD-dependent oxidoreductase, giving the protein MQSFDSVIIGGGPAGMTAALYLLRSGASVAMVERLAPGGQILTTEWIENYPGHPKGVKGYELADLMADHLKDFSYTTLRQEVRSIEHQGPGRNLVHLDEETIQAKVVMICSGVAWKHLGLEREDYFTGRGISYCALCDANFFRGQAVAAVGGGNTALEESIYLSKIVAKVYLIHRRDAFRADKILQERIKNIPNIECVMQSVATELVGDTELKGLRVTHLPDGAQRLLDVSGLFVFVGSTPLTSFVPETLTLSPARFIVTDQEMTTNLPGIYAAGDVRDKLCRQVATAVGDGATAAHSASLFLDSL